Proteins encoded within one genomic window of Lynx canadensis isolate LIC74 chromosome B4, mLynCan4.pri.v2, whole genome shotgun sequence:
- the LOC115518883 gene encoding olfactory receptor 8S1-like — translation MALRNQSTITEFILLGLSVDSHVQVLLFVLFLGIYLFTIMGNLSMLLVIREDPHLHTPMYFFLSHLSFMDFCLSTAIVPKLLENLLSQSKTISVGGCLAQAFFVFDIGGTEVCLLSAMAYDRYAAICHPLLYGRVMNNQLYMQLVWGSWSLGFLDALINIPLTMNLDFCEAKIIHHYSCELPSLFPLSCSDVSTSLTVLVCSTLLHGGGTFFLIFFSYVRIVSTILSVSSTSGRSKAFSTCSSHLTALSFFYGSAFLRYLMPTSGSPLELIFSIQYGVVTPLVNPLIYSLKNKEVKNALRRTLGKFLQ, via the coding sequence ATGGCTTTGAGGAACCAGAGCACCATCACAGAGTTCATCCTCCTTGGCCTGTCTGTTGACTCCCACGTCCAGGTTCTGCTCTTTGTGCTTTTCCTTGGGATTTACCTCTTTACTATAATGGGAAATCTATCGATGCTGTTGGTCATCAGGGAAGATCCCCATCTCCACACACCTATGTACTTCTTCCTGAGCCACCTCTCTTTCATGGACTTTTGTCTCTCTACTGCCATAGTGCCCAAGCTGCTGGAGAACCTCCTGTCTCAGAGCAAAACCATCTCAGTTGGGGGCTGCCTGGCTCAAGCCTTCTTTGTGTTTGACATTGGGGGAACAGAAGTCTGCTTACTCTCAGCAATGGCCTATGACCGTTATGCTGCTATCTGTCACCCACTTCTCTATGGCCGGGTAATGAATAATCAGCTGTATATGCAGCTTGTATGGGGCTCATGGAGCCTGGGGTTTCTAGATGCACTCATTAACATCCCCCTGACAATGAACTTGGATTTCTGTGAAGCGAAAATCATTCATCACTATAGCTGTGAGttgccctccctcttccctttgtcCTGCTCTGATGTCTCTACCAGCCTCACTGTCCTGGTCTGTTCTACACTCCTGCATGGCGGTGGTACATTCTTCCTGATTTTCTTCTCCTATGTGCGCATAGTCTCCACAATCCTGAGCGTTAGCTCCACCTCAGGCAGAAGCaaggccttctccacctgctcctcTCACCTCACTGCATTGAGCTTCTTCTATGGCTCAGCTTTCCTCCGTTATCTCATGCCAACCTCAGGCTCACCTCTGGAGCTCATCTTCTCCATACAGTATGGTGTGGTCACTCCCCTAGTGAATCCCCTCATCTACAGCCTGAAAAACAAGGAGGTTAAAAATGCACTGAGAAGAACCTTGGGAAAGTTTTTGCAATAG
- the LOC115518693 gene encoding olfactory receptor 8S1-like produces the protein MVLGNHSTITEFILLGLSADPHTQILLFAFFLEIYLLTIMGNLMIMMAIMTDSHLHTPMYFFLSHLSFLDLCLTSVTVPKMLENLLSQKKSVSIESCLAQAFFVFSIAGTETFVLSAMAYDRYTAICYPLLYDQVMSKQLCGGLVWVSWGLGFLDALINTLMACNLDFCEAHVMPHFSCELPSLFSLSCSDIATNFAVLVCSAVIHASGTLLLVFFSYTRIISTILSITSTSGRSKAFSTCSSHLTAVSFFYGSAFLRYLMPTLSSPLELIFSIQYSVVTPLVNPLVYSLKNKEVKAALKRMLQKGLQQLREQRTGRFEG, from the coding sequence ATGGTCTTAGGAAACCACAGCACCATCACAGAATTCATCCTCCTTGGGCTATCTGCTGACCCTCACACCCAAATTCTCCTCTTTGCATTTTTCCTGGAAATTTACCTCCTGACCATCATGGGGAACCTGATGATCATGATGGCGATTATGACTGATTCCCatctccacacccccatgtacttcttcttGAGTCACCTCTCCTTCCTGGATCTTTGTTTAACTTCAGTCACTGTGCCCAAGATGCTGGAGAATCTCCTGTCTCAGAAGAAATCAGTATCCATAGAAAGCTGCCTTGCTCAGgcattttttgtgttttccatcGCAGGGACTGAAACTTTTGTGCTCTCtgccatggcctatgaccgctatacTGCCATCTGCTACCCCCTGCTCTATGACCAGGTGATGAGTAAACAGTTGTGTGGGGGTCTGGTATGGGTCTCATGGGGACTGGGCTTTCTGGATGCTCTCATTAACACCCTCATGGCTTGCAATTTGGACTTCTGTGAGGCTCATGTCATGCCTCACTTCAGCTGTGAACTGCCATCTCTattctctctgtcttgctctgatATCGCCACCAACTTTGCAGTCCTGGTGTGCTCTGCCGTCATTCATGCCTCTGGAACCTTACTCCTGGTCTTCTTCTCTTACACCCGTATTATCTCCACCATCCTGAGCATCACCTCCACCTCAGGCAGAAGCaaggccttctccacctgctcctcccacctcaCTGCAGTGAGTTTCTTCTATGGATCTGCTTTTCTTCGCTATCTCATGCCAACCTTAAGTTCCCCGCTGGAGTTAATTTTTTCCATACAGTACAGTGTGGTCACTCCTCTAGTGAATCCCCTTGTCTACAGCTTGAAGAACAAGGAAGTAAAAGCAGCTCTGAAAAGAATGTTGCAAAAAGGTTTACAACAGCTCAGAGAGCAGAGAACAGGTAGATTTGAAGGCTGA
- the LOC115518694 gene encoding olfactory receptor 8S1-like yields the protein MASGNHSRITEFILLGLSADPHVQALLFVLFLMIYLLTLLGNLLIILVIHTDSNLHTPMYFFLSHLSFQDLFYSSVTVPKLLENLLSQRKAISVEGCLAQVFFVFATTGIEACLLSVMAYDRYAAICHPLLYGQVMSKQLCERLVWGSWVVAFLDALMNILLALNMDFCDVQTIHHYSCELPSLFPLSCSDVSTNSAMLLCSVLLHAIGTCLLIFFSYVRVVSTILSIGSTSGRSKAFSTCSSHLTAVSLFYGSAIFRYLMPTSGSPLELILSIQYSVITPLVNPLIYSWKNKEVKAALRRITIKYLQCLSTEEI from the coding sequence ATGGCCTCAGGGAATCACAGCCGCATCACAGAGTTCATTCTCCTCGGGCTGTCTGCTGACCCCCATGTCCAGGCTCTGCTCTTTGTTCTGTTCCTGATGATTTACCTTCTGACTCTGCTGGGGAACCTGCTGATCATACTCGTGATCCATACAGACTCTAACCTCCAcacacccatgtacttcttcctcagcCACCTCTCCTTCCAAGACCTCTTCTATTCTTCCGTCACTGTGCCCAAGCTGCTGGAGAACCTCCTGTCTCAGAGAAAAGCCATCTCAGTAGAGGGCTGCCTGGCTCAGGTATTCTTTGTGTTTGCCACTACAGGGATTGAGGCTTGCCTGCTCTCagtgatggcctatgaccgctatgcCGCCATCTGCCACCCCCTGCTCTATGGCCAGGTGATGAGTAAACAGCTATGTGAGAGGCTGGTGTGGGGTTCTTGGGTTGTGGCCTTTCTGGATGCACTCATGAACATCCTCCTGGCTTTGAATATGGACTTCTGTGATGTTCAAACCATCCACCACTACTCCTGTGAGctgccttccctcttccctctctcctgctctgatGTCTCCACCAACTCTGCGATGCTACTCTGCTCTGTGCTCCTGCATGCCATTGGGACCTGCCTCCTGATCTTTTTCTCTTATGTTCGCGTTGTCTCCACCATCCTGAGCATCGGCTCCACCTCAGGCAGAAGCaaggccttctccacctgctcctcccacctcaCTGCAGTGAGCCTGTTCTATGGCTCAGCCATTTTTCGCTATCTCATGCCAACCTCGGGTTCACCTCTGGAGCTGATCCTCTCCATACAGTACAGTGTAATCACGCCCCTGGTGAATCCGCTCATCTACAGCTGGAAGAACAAGGAGGTGAAAGCAGCTCTGAGGAGAATAAcgataaaatatttacaatgtctCAGCACGGAAGAGATAtaa